tttcccagtggtcatgtacaaatgtgagagttggaccataaagaaagttgagagcctaagaattaatgcttttgaattgtggttttggagaagactcttgagagtcccttgggcagcaaggagatccaaccagtcaatcctaaaggaaatcaaccctgaacattcattgaaaggactgatgctgaagttccaatactttggccacctgatgtgaagagccaatgcattggaaaaagaccctgatgctggaaaagattgaaggtaaaagagaaaatcccatggatggaggagcctggtgggctgcagtccatggggtcgctaagagtcagacacgactgagcaacttcactttcatgcattggagaagaacatggcaacccactccagtgttcttgcctggagaatcccagggacgggggagcctggtgggctgccggctatggggtcgcacagattcagacacgactgaagcgacttagcagtagcagcagcagcagcagagcatgagaTACAACCGATAAATTGTGGTGGCGGTTGTTTTGCCGTTCAGTCGATAAGTCGTGTCCACTCtgttgcaactccacggactgcatgtagcccaccaggctcctctgtccaagggattttccaggcaagcatactggagtgggttgccattccctgctccaggggatcctccccacccagagactgaacccatatctcctgcattgccaggcagattctttactgctgagccaccagggaagcccctcaaaaaaaaaaaaaaattgtcgtAGATCTATCCAATAGAATTCTGTGTCAGTCAGGATCCCAGCAGAAAAGTAAGTCACACACAAGTAAGGTAATAGAGCATCTAAtaatagcactatttacaaagtGAGGGCATGGTGAAACACCTGTAAACTAGCCACAGAGAGGCTCCGTTACACCCTTATCCTTGAAGGGTCAAAGGGAGAGAGCAGTCCCTGGAACCCCGTGAAACCTATGGGTAAAAAAGAAGGCCAACAGGAGTCACGGCCAAAACAAGTTGCACAACCAAACTCATCAGTGGGGAAGAGGGAAACAAAATCCTCTCCTAAGGAAAGGACCAGTGggagggaagaaaatattttgaaaataatacaatCTACCACAGACGAGACTTCCAGCAACTCTCCTACATCCATATGGATAATAccagacaacaaaagagacaaagagagcaGAGAGATTGAGAAAACCAgagtcccactccagtattcttgcctggagaatcccaaggacagaggagcctggcaggctactgtccatggggtcgcaagagtcagacacgacttagcgactaaactactactgctgctaaagacatcatcacaataaaaaaggctgagctgaagaattgacaccTTCAAGCTGTGATGCTgcagaagactcgagagtcctttgaacagcagggagatcaaaccagtcaatcctaaaggaaatctaccgtgaatattcactggaaggactgatgctgaggctgaagctccaatactttggccacctgattcgaagaactgactcattggaaatgaccctgatgctgggaaggattgaaggcaggaggagaaggggatgacagaggatgaaatggttggatggcatcactgacttgatggacatgagttgagcaaactctgggagatggtcaaggagagggaagcctggcgtgctgcagtccatggcgtcgcagagagttggacatgactgagcagctgaacaacaacaaagacatcaTTCAAAGCCTGAATCCAGCACGTCTGTCTGCTCTTGGCCTGCCCCAGAGCTCCTAAAGATAGATCCCCGTTTCTGCCTAAATGAATTTGAGTTACTTTCCATTGCTTACAGCAGTAGAACCGCATCTTTGGAGGGAAAGGCTTAGTCAAGCTCTGTTACACTCTCCACCAGTCGTGAGCACTCACTCAACTCCCATCGGTTGAAAATCTCAACCAGTGAACTCTCCCAAAGGAATCAACAGTCTCCACTGAGAGACAGAGACCAATAGCATCATAGCTTCCTAACATTTTAATAGGACAATttgaaaatacacagaaaagttgAAGATTTGTACAGTAAGTCACTGCCTAGATTCTGTAACTGGCATTaggaaatgttagttgctcagccatgtccagctctttgtgacccccatggactttagcccatccggcttctctgtccatggaattctccaggcaggaatagtggagtgggttgccattcccttttccagggtatctccccaacccagggattgatcaccaactcaatggatatgagtttcagcaaactcccgGAAGTAGTagaggaccgaggagcctggtgtgctgcagttcatggagagGCCTCAATTGCTAGTGATAATGTCTGCGGACATGTCCAGGGCTGGCAGAACTGCTGCTCAGCCTGGGCCAGCAGCCTGAACACCAAGGAACTGCGGCTGAGGGATCGTTCTCCTGGAAGCCACTCCTGGCTCTTCAGGCACAGGTTCTGGGAAGCCCTGCAAGGGCCAGAGTGGAGAAGACGGGCAAGGATCAAAGCAGGGGAAGATAGAGGCAAGTGGAGGAGAGGGCTGCAGGGGGCGTTGGGGAGGAGCAGTGGGCGGGACCCAGGAGGGGCGGGGCAAGAAGAGGCGGGGCAGCCGCTCACCCGTGAGGGGTCCATCTGAGAAGAGGCAGGGAGGGGTGGAGTTTGACCTCCGGCCAGAGGGGCTGAGGTTGGTTGGATCCCTGTGAGCAGACCTGATgttacacttcaattaaaacacacacacacacacacacacacacacacacacacgaagctgCTGATTCTCTGTGGAGAACGGACTTTGTGATGCCAGGGGGTGCTCCTCCCTCCActgccctttcccctccccccgcccccagctacCCAGGGGCTAGGTCACTCTGGACCTTGCTACTTCCTGTTGCTGGCTGCCGCAGTTCAGAGGCTATGGAGCTCTGGAAGCAGCTGAGGCAGGCTGGACTGGTGCCCCCGGGGCTGGGCCCACCCCCGCGCGCCCTGAGGGGAGTCCCCCCAGCGGAGCAGGTGGGTCAGACCCTCGCATCCCCAGAGGCTGGCGCTGGAGGTGCCAGGGAGAGTCTGCTGTGGATCTGGGAGGAGCTGGTGAGTGAGGGGTTCGGAGGAATCAGAGATGGGGGAATGGGGAGTGGATAAATGAATGgggatgaatgaaaataaaaggtgCCAGAGACTGAACGACAGAAAGTGAGAGACAGGAATGGAGAACTAGAAGCAGAGACAGATACAGACAGGGTGagatggagacagacagacacagaacgACCCGAAGAGTGAGACAGTGATAGagccagagacagagagagacaggagaaggAAAGCAGAGACGGAGAGCCAAAGGCAGGCTCGTATTAAATCTgaaagacagagagggagaaagtCAAAGGCAGGggcagagaaacagagacagacagaaagacagagagggagacagccaagcagagacagagagatggagaTGGATAACAAGAGGGGGAGACCTAATAAGAGAGACGGAGACTAAGACTCAAGACACAGGGAGAACCAGAGAGGTGGAGAAAGCGGGGGACAGTGAATGGAGAGACCAAGGCAGTGGGAGACAGGACAGAAGCAGGCTGACAGAGTCCAGGGACACAGTGAGGGGTCCACCCGCATGCTGTAGGCCAGGACTGTTAAAGGAAAAGTAATTGGAGCCTGGTAgagtgcaatccatggggtcgctaagagtcaggcatgactgagcgacttcaccgtcacttttcactttcatgcattggagaaggaaatggcaacccactccagtattcttgcctggagaatcccagggacagaggagcctagtgggctgccatctatggggtcgcacagagttggatatgactgaaccgacttagcagcagcggcagcagcagctaaaGATGGCAAGGCTGTAGGTATAAAGATCCGTTGTAATGGGATTTTGTAGTAGAGGAGAGAGATTGGGCTGAACCTTGAATATAGCACGGGCAATTGGGAATTGACAGCCAAGGAGCAGGGTCAGGGGATAGAACATTCTTAAGAGGCTGGGGTGTCCCTGGAGGTCTAGTAGTTAAGCCTCAGAGaggttccaatgcaggggatttgggttcgatccctggtggggtaactaagaccccacatgccaagtggcacagccaaaagggggaaaaaaaagaaaaattcctaaGAGTCAACCTCAGGGGTAAGGAGGGAGTCTGGCTAAACTGATCTAGCAGGATTCTTGCCGAAGGCAGGCCAGGGTGATCAGCCATTACCTGGGGGATGGAGGAGTGGGGAGGACGAGGAATCTGATCAGATATGGAAGAGGGTGTTGTTAGTCTGttagtcgcatccaactctttacgaccccatggaccgcagcccgccaggctcctctgtccctggaattctccaggcaagaatactggagtgggttgcctttcccttctccagggaatcttcccgacccagaaattgaactggggtctcccgcattgcaagcagattctttaccgtctgagccaccagggaagcccaaaacatacAAGGAGGGGGATTCTTGCGAAAACTGGATTTGACTGATACAAAGAAGAATTGATGGGCCCCGGAAAATGTTCAGGACCCTGACTAAAGTTTGGTTAGGCAAAGAATCTGTGTTGGGACTTGAGCTGGGAGCTGCTCCCACCCAGGTTTCCAGGCAGAGGCACACTAACCCTTTGCCGTCTGGAGTGGCACGCCCATGACtgccccttcccaccccaggggaACCTCCGCCGAGTGGATGTCCAGCTGCTGGGCCAGCTGTGCAGCCTGGGACTGGAGATGGGGGCACTGCGGGAGGAACTGGTGGCCTTCCtggaagaggaggcagagg
The genomic region above belongs to Budorcas taxicolor isolate Tak-1 chromosome 18, Takin1.1, whole genome shotgun sequence and contains:
- the ERICH4 gene encoding glutamate-rich protein 4, with amino-acid sequence MELWKQLRQAGLVPPGLGPPPRALRGVPPAEQVGQTLASPEAGAGGARESLLWIWEELGNLRRVDVQLLGQLCSLGLEMGALREELVAFLEEEAEENTEEEEEDRELKGKLEGAYSPVPGHHRPPDFEMTI